Proteins encoded within one genomic window of Humulus lupulus chromosome 1, drHumLupu1.1, whole genome shotgun sequence:
- the LOC133790249 gene encoding uncharacterized protein LOC133790249 isoform X2: MDVRRDGENVTKEVERATEWMPPKRIPLLEIPIEDHYVGCMTYRGFRRLTKLKKMFEEHGFLRRVDEFVFGQLFTALIFSFSGALRHTLLLLKVKSPRGDEVHFLMGPNLCKFGVQEFAIMTGLSCSCPPLVADIQPHLTSSSLLGTYFHVEPEKDNEFNMLEQAFSMCDIPDDLYKLGLVYFVEGILLVAENDNVIWRDSLSMVDDLDYFLEVSMGILFIRYNCETIQ; the protein is encoded by the coding sequence ATGCCACCCAAACGTATTCCACTGCTTGAGATCCCCATAGAAGATCATTATGTCGGTTGTATGACCTATAGGGGTTTTAGGAGGTTAACTAAATTAAAGAAAATGTTTGAGGAGCATGGATTCTTGAGGAGGGTGGATGAGTTTGTTTTTGGACAATTATTCACAGCCCTTATCTTTTCGTTCTCTGGGGCATTGAGGCACACACTGCTTTTGCTGAAGGTGAAGTCTCCGCGTGGTGATGAGGTGCACTTCTTGATGGGCCCAAACTTATGTAAGTTTGGGGTGCAAGAGTTTGCCATTATGACTGGCCTGAGCTGCTCATGTCCACCACTTGTCGCTGACATTCAACCTCACCTTACGTCCTCCAGCCTACTCGGTACATATTTCCATGTGGAACCTGAGAAAGACAATGAGTTCAATATGTTGGAACAAGCTTTTAGTATGTGTGATATACCTGATGACTTGTACAAGCTCGGTTTGGTTTACTTTGTGGAAGGAATACTATTGGTCGCTGAGAACGACAATGTTATTTGGCGAGATTCATTGTCAATGGTCGATGATTTAGATTATTTTTTAGAAGTATCCATGGGGATCCTTTTCATTCGATACAATTGTGAAACAATTCAGTAG